A genomic segment from Pseudomonas sp. S09G 359 encodes:
- a CDS encoding NAD(P)(+) transhydrogenase (Re/Si-specific) subunit beta has product MSMNLVTTLYLIASICFIQALKGLSHPTTSRRGNLFGMLGMALAVLTTVGLIYKLGAELATAGIGYVIVGLLVGGTAGSIMAKRVEMTKMPELVAFMHSMIGLAAVFIAIAAVVEPQSLGIVKHLGDAIPAGNRLELFLGAAIGAITFSGSVIAFGKLSGKYKFRLFQGAPLQFGGQHKLNLVLGLLTLGLGLAFMFTGNLTAFALMLALAFVLGVLIIIPIGGADMPVVVSMLNSYSGWAAAGIGFSLNNSMLIIAGSLVGSSGAILSYIMCKAMNRSFFNVLLGGFGNAPDAGAAAGSKEARPVKSGSADDATFLLTNADTVIIVPGYGLAVARAQHALKELTEKLTHHGVTVKYAIHPVAGRMPGHMNVLLAEAEVPYDQVFEMEDINSEFGQADVVLVLGANDVVNPAAKNDPNSPIAGMPILEAFKAKTIIVNKRSMASGYAGLDNELFYLDKTMMVFGDAKKVIEDMVKAVE; this is encoded by the coding sequence ATGAGCATGAATCTGGTTACGACGCTCTACTTGATCGCGTCGATCTGCTTTATCCAGGCCCTTAAAGGCCTGTCGCACCCCACCACGTCGCGGCGCGGCAACCTGTTCGGCATGCTCGGCATGGCGCTGGCGGTGCTCACTACCGTGGGCCTCATCTATAAGCTTGGGGCTGAGCTGGCGACTGCCGGCATTGGCTACGTGATTGTTGGCCTGCTGGTCGGCGGCACCGCCGGTTCGATCATGGCCAAGCGCGTAGAAATGACCAAGATGCCTGAGCTGGTCGCCTTCATGCACAGCATGATCGGCCTGGCAGCGGTGTTCATTGCGATTGCCGCCGTGGTCGAACCGCAATCCCTGGGCATCGTCAAACATCTGGGCGACGCGATTCCTGCGGGTAACCGCCTGGAGTTGTTCCTCGGCGCAGCCATCGGCGCCATCACCTTCTCCGGTTCGGTGATTGCGTTCGGCAAGCTGTCGGGCAAGTACAAGTTCCGCCTGTTCCAAGGCGCACCGTTACAGTTCGGCGGCCAGCACAAGCTGAACCTGGTGCTCGGCCTGCTGACCCTCGGTCTCGGCCTGGCGTTTATGTTCACCGGTAACCTGACCGCCTTCGCCCTGATGCTGGCTCTGGCCTTCGTGCTGGGCGTGCTGATCATCATCCCGATCGGCGGCGCCGACATGCCGGTAGTGGTATCGATGCTTAACAGCTACTCCGGCTGGGCTGCAGCGGGGATCGGTTTCTCGCTGAACAACTCGATGCTGATCATTGCTGGCTCCCTGGTGGGCTCCAGCGGCGCGATCCTGTCGTACATCATGTGCAAGGCGATGAACCGTTCCTTCTTTAATGTACTGCTCGGCGGTTTCGGCAATGCGCCGGATGCCGGTGCTGCGGCGGGCTCTAAAGAAGCACGCCCGGTGAAGTCCGGTTCGGCTGATGACGCGACCTTCCTGCTGACCAACGCCGATACGGTGATCATCGTTCCTGGCTACGGCTTGGCGGTGGCACGGGCGCAGCACGCGCTCAAGGAACTGACAGAGAAGCTCACCCACCACGGCGTGACCGTGAAGTACGCGATCCACCCGGTGGCAGGCCGCATGCCCGGCCATATGAACGTCCTACTGGCCGAGGCAGAAGTGCCCTACGACCAGGTGTTCGAGATGGAAGACATCAACTCCGAATTCGGCCAGGCCGACGTGGTACTGGTGCTCGGCGCGAACGACGTGGTCAACCCGGCCGCCAAGAACGACCCGAACTCGCCGATTGCCGGCATGCCGATCCTCGAAGCGTTCAAGGCCAAGACCATCATCGTCAACAAGCGCTCGATGGCCAGTGGTTATGCCGGTTTGGATAACGAACTGTTCTACCTGGACAAGACCATGATGGTCTTTGGTGATGCCAAGAAGGTCATCGAAGACATGGTCAAGGCCGTCGAATAA
- a CDS encoding DUF2388 domain-containing protein: protein MSRLRLLSAATLLALAANVNATSFIVTTDSIVGALKATSDATSDATSSLRDNKVVRAARDDAASFVASQGAIRGVKLESALAQIRQQAPQLNTATDAQLAQAILAI, encoded by the coding sequence ATGTCCCGTCTTCGCCTGCTCAGCGCCGCCACTCTGTTGGCCCTGGCTGCCAACGTCAACGCGACGAGCTTCATCGTGACCACCGACTCTATCGTCGGTGCGCTGAAAGCCACTTCCGACGCCACCTCCGATGCCACGTCCTCCCTGCGTGACAACAAAGTCGTGCGCGCCGCCCGTGACGACGCCGCCAGCTTTGTCGCCAGCCAAGGCGCCATTCGTGGCGTGAAGCTGGAAAGCGCGCTGGCCCAGATCCGCCAGCAAGCGCCACAACTGAACACCGCGACTGACGCACAACTGGCCCAGGCCATCCTGGCCATCTGA
- a CDS encoding NAD(P) transhydrogenase subunit alpha, with amino-acid sequence MEELISPGIYNLIIFVLAIYVGYHVVWNVTPALHTPLMAVTNAISAIVIVGAMLAAALTVTPLGKTMGTLAVALAAVNVFGGFLVTRRMLEMFKKKAPKVKEEAPK; translated from the coding sequence ATGGAAGAGCTTATCTCCCCCGGTATCTACAACCTGATCATCTTTGTGCTGGCGATTTATGTCGGTTACCACGTGGTCTGGAACGTTACACCCGCGCTGCACACGCCGTTGATGGCGGTGACCAACGCGATTTCAGCAATCGTGATCGTCGGCGCCATGCTGGCCGCTGCGCTCACCGTCACCCCGCTGGGCAAGACCATGGGCACCCTGGCCGTGGCCCTGGCAGCCGTGAACGTGTTCGGCGGTTTCCTGGTGACTCGTAGGATGCTGGAGATGTTCAAGAAGAAAGCCCCGAAAGTAAAAGAAGAGGCGCCGAAGTAA
- a CDS encoding LysR family transcriptional regulator has translation MRRKIPSTTALISFEAAARHESFTKAAHELSITQGAICRQIASLEEFLSVELFRRSRRGVKLTEAGLSYSRRVATQLDAVERDTLSVMGQQGTNVIELAVVPTFGTQWLIPRLKDFQRQHPEVTVNLTNRTRPFLFADTEFDAAIYFGDADWSGTESHRLMGENPVPVCSPHLLGHRTSFSPPEIAELPLLQQTTRPYAWRQWFNAQQLSVPRDMTGPRYELFSMLSQAAMHDMGIALIPPFLIQRELEEKRLVIASPEALNSSKAYYLMIPERKVESASLRAFRDWLVDQSQRYSPAK, from the coding sequence ATGCGCAGAAAAATCCCCAGCACCACTGCCCTTATCAGTTTTGAGGCCGCGGCCCGCCACGAGAGCTTTACCAAGGCGGCACACGAGCTTTCCATCACCCAGGGCGCTATCTGCCGACAGATCGCCAGCCTGGAGGAGTTTTTGAGTGTCGAGCTGTTTCGACGCTCCCGTCGCGGGGTGAAGCTGACGGAAGCCGGGCTGTCGTATAGCCGTCGCGTCGCCACTCAACTGGACGCAGTGGAGCGTGACACCTTGTCGGTGATGGGGCAGCAGGGCACTAACGTGATCGAACTGGCGGTGGTTCCGACCTTTGGTACCCAATGGCTGATACCCCGCCTCAAGGACTTCCAGCGCCAGCACCCTGAGGTCACCGTCAACCTCACTAACCGAACGCGCCCGTTCCTGTTTGCCGACACCGAATTCGACGCCGCGATCTACTTCGGCGATGCCGACTGGTCCGGTACCGAATCCCACCGACTGATGGGAGAAAACCCTGTCCCCGTGTGTAGTCCGCACCTATTGGGCCACCGCACGTCGTTCAGCCCTCCGGAGATCGCAGAGTTGCCATTGCTGCAGCAAACCACTCGGCCCTATGCGTGGCGCCAGTGGTTCAACGCCCAACAGCTGAGCGTACCGCGCGACATGACAGGCCCTCGTTACGAGCTATTCTCGATGTTGTCCCAAGCGGCCATGCATGACATGGGTATTGCCCTGATCCCACCGTTCCTTATCCAGCGTGAGCTGGAGGAGAAGCGCCTGGTGATCGCAAGCCCCGAAGCACTGAACAGTTCGAAGGCCTATTACCTGATGATTCCCGAGAGAAAAGTCGAATCCGCGTCATTGCGCGCCTTCAGGGACTGGCTGGTCGACCAGTCGCAGCGCTACAGCCCAGCTAAATAA
- a CDS encoding CaiB/BaiF CoA-transferase family protein, giving the protein MGALSHLRVLDLSRVLAGPWAGQILADLGAEVIKVERPGKGDDTRAWGPPFLKDAYGENTSEAAYYLSANRNKESVTIDFTRPEGQKLIRDLAAKSDILIENFKVGGLAAYGLDYESLKEINPELIYCSITGFGQTGPYAARAGYDFMIQGLGGLMSLTGRPEGDDGAGPVKVGVALTDILTGLYSAVAILAALAHRDHDGGGQHIDMALLDVQVACLANQAMNYLTTGAPPKRLGNAHPNIVPYQDFPTADGDFILTVGNDGQFRKFAEAAGQPHWADDPRFFTNTMRVANRAELIPLIRQATVFKTTAEWVSLLERVGVPCGPINDLAQVFADPQVKARGLAMELPHALAGMVPQVASPIRLSKTPVEYRSAPPLLGEHTALVLKDVLGLGEANVVALKEAGVI; this is encoded by the coding sequence ATGGGCGCGCTATCGCATCTGCGGGTACTGGATTTATCGCGAGTACTCGCGGGCCCTTGGGCGGGCCAGATACTGGCGGACCTTGGGGCTGAGGTGATCAAGGTCGAGCGGCCGGGCAAGGGGGATGATACGCGTGCCTGGGGGCCGCCCTTCCTCAAGGACGCCTATGGCGAGAACACCAGTGAGGCGGCGTATTACCTCTCGGCCAATCGCAACAAGGAGTCGGTGACTATCGACTTCACACGGCCGGAGGGGCAGAAGCTGATACGTGACCTGGCGGCCAAGTCAGACATTCTGATCGAGAACTTCAAGGTCGGTGGCCTGGCGGCGTATGGGCTGGACTATGAGTCGCTGAAAGAGATCAATCCTGAGTTGATCTACTGCTCGATCACCGGGTTCGGTCAGACGGGGCCCTATGCGGCTCGCGCCGGCTACGACTTCATGATTCAAGGGTTGGGTGGGCTCATGAGCCTGACCGGTCGGCCAGAGGGTGACGACGGCGCTGGGCCAGTGAAGGTTGGAGTGGCCTTGACGGACATTCTCACCGGGCTTTATTCGGCCGTGGCGATCCTGGCGGCACTGGCGCATCGGGATCATGACGGTGGCGGCCAGCATATCGATATGGCGCTGCTGGATGTGCAGGTGGCTTGCCTGGCCAACCAGGCGATGAATTACCTGACAACGGGGGCACCGCCAAAGCGCCTTGGCAATGCTCATCCGAATATCGTGCCTTACCAGGATTTTCCTACGGCGGATGGCGACTTTATCCTGACGGTGGGCAATGACGGGCAGTTTCGCAAGTTCGCCGAAGCGGCTGGGCAGCCGCACTGGGCAGACGATCCGCGGTTCTTCACTAATACGATGCGGGTGGCCAATCGTGCGGAGCTGATTCCGTTGATTCGTCAGGCTACGGTGTTCAAGACCACGGCTGAGTGGGTGTCGTTGCTGGAGCGGGTGGGTGTGCCGTGTGGGCCGATCAATGATCTGGCGCAGGTGTTTGCCGACCCGCAGGTCAAGGCGCGTGGCTTGGCGATGGAATTGCCTCACGCTTTGGCGGGGATGGTGCCTCAGGTTGCCAGCCCGATTCGGTTATCCAAGACGCCAGTGGAGTACCGAAGTGCTCCGCCTCTATTAGGGGAGCATACGGCTCTGGTGCTAAAGGATGTGTTGGGGTTGGGGGAGGCGAATGTGGTTGCTTTGAAAGAGGCGGGAGTTATTTGA
- a CDS encoding acyl-CoA dehydrogenase encodes MAGKATFNWIDPLLLDQQLTEEERMVRDTAEQFAQDKLAPRVLEAFRHEKTDPAIFREMGETGLLGAMIPEQYGGSGLNYVSYGLIAREVERIDSGYRSMMSVQSSLVMVPINEFGTEAQKQKYLPKLASGEWIGCFGLTEPDHGSDPGAMITRARKVDGGYSLTGAKMWITNSPIADVFVVWGKDDAGDIRGFVLEKGWKGLSAPAIHGKVGLRASITGEIVMDNVFVPEENIFPDVRGLKGPFTCLNSARYGISWGALGAAEACWHTARQYTLDRQQFGRPLAATQLIQKKLADMQTEITLALQGCLRLGRMKDEGTAAVEITSIMKRNSCGKSLDIARMARDMLGGNGISDEFGVARHLVNLEVVNTYEGTHDVHALILGRAQTGLQAFY; translated from the coding sequence ATGGCTGGCAAGGCAACCTTCAACTGGATCGACCCACTGCTGCTGGATCAACAGCTCACCGAAGAAGAGCGCATGGTGCGCGACACTGCTGAGCAATTCGCCCAGGACAAGTTGGCGCCCCGCGTGCTCGAAGCCTTCCGCCATGAAAAGACCGACCCTGCGATTTTCCGCGAAATGGGTGAAACCGGCCTGCTGGGGGCGATGATCCCCGAGCAATACGGTGGCAGCGGCTTGAACTACGTCAGCTACGGGCTGATTGCGCGTGAAGTGGAGCGCATCGACTCGGGTTACCGTTCGATGATGAGTGTGCAGTCGTCACTGGTCATGGTGCCGATCAACGAGTTCGGCACTGAGGCTCAGAAGCAGAAGTACCTGCCCAAGCTGGCTTCGGGTGAGTGGATCGGTTGCTTTGGTCTTACAGAGCCTGACCATGGTTCTGACCCTGGCGCGATGATTACCCGTGCACGCAAGGTGGATGGCGGCTACAGCCTGACTGGCGCCAAGATGTGGATCACCAATAGCCCGATCGCCGATGTGTTTGTGGTGTGGGGTAAGGATGATGCGGGCGATATCCGTGGGTTTGTCCTGGAGAAAGGCTGGAAAGGCCTGAGCGCCCCGGCGATTCACGGCAAGGTCGGCCTGCGCGCTTCCATCACCGGTGAAATCGTCATGGACAACGTTTTTGTCCCGGAAGAGAACATTTTCCCGGATGTGCGCGGCTTGAAGGGGCCTTTCACTTGCCTCAACTCGGCACGCTACGGTATTTCCTGGGGTGCGCTGGGCGCTGCCGAGGCCTGCTGGCATACCGCGCGCCAATACACCCTCGATCGTCAGCAGTTCGGGCGTCCGTTGGCGGCTACCCAGTTGATCCAGAAGAAGCTGGCCGACATGCAGACCGAAATCACCCTGGCCCTGCAAGGTTGCCTGCGCCTCGGGCGGATGAAGGATGAGGGTACAGCGGCCGTCGAGATCACTTCGATCATGAAACGCAACTCGTGCGGCAAGTCCCTCGATATCGCCCGCATGGCGCGGGACATGTTGGGGGGTAACGGTATTTCCGATGAGTTCGGCGTGGCGCGGCACCTGGTCAACCTGGAAGTGGTGAATACCTATGAAGGTACCCATGACGTGCATGCCTTGATTCTTGGGCGCGCGCAAACCGGTCTTCAGGCCTTCTATTAA
- a CDS encoding acetyl-CoA hydrolase/transferase family protein produces the protein MYRDRIRLPSLLNKVMSAADAAALIEDGMTVGMSGFTRAGEAKAVPHALAERAKTSPLKITLMTGASLGNDLDKQLTEAGVLSRRMPFQVDSTLRKAINAGEVMFIDQHLSETVEQLRNNQLKLPDIAVIEAVAITEQGHIVPTTSVGNSASFAIFAKQVIVEINLAHNPNLEGLHDIYIPTYRPTRTPIPLVKVDDRIGSTAIPIPPEKIVAIVITNQADSASTVTPPDADTQGIANHLINFLKQEVDAGRMTNKLGPLQAGIGNIANAVMCGLIESPFENLTMYSEVLQDSTFDLIDAGKLSFASGSSITLSERRNADVFGNLEHYKDKLVLRPQEISNHPEVVRRLGIIGINTALEFDIYGNVNSTHVCGTRMMNGIGGSGDFARNAHLAIFVTKSIAKGGAISSVVPMVSHVDHTEHDVDILVTEVGLADLRGLAPRERARVIIDNCVHPAYRDALNRYFNEACAIGGHTPHILREALSWHINLEETGHMLKA, from the coding sequence ATGTACCGTGATCGTATCCGCTTGCCTTCGTTGTTGAACAAGGTCATGAGCGCGGCAGACGCCGCCGCACTGATCGAGGACGGCATGACCGTCGGCATGAGCGGCTTCACCCGTGCCGGTGAAGCCAAGGCCGTCCCCCACGCCCTGGCCGAACGCGCCAAGACTTCGCCGCTGAAAATCACCTTGATGACCGGCGCCAGCCTGGGCAATGACCTGGACAAGCAACTGACAGAAGCCGGCGTGCTGTCGCGCCGCATGCCATTCCAGGTCGACAGCACCTTGCGCAAGGCGATCAACGCCGGCGAAGTGATGTTTATTGACCAGCACCTGTCGGAAACCGTCGAGCAACTGCGCAACAACCAGCTCAAGCTGCCGGACATCGCCGTGATCGAAGCCGTTGCGATCACCGAGCAAGGGCACATCGTGCCGACCACCTCCGTGGGTAACTCGGCCAGCTTCGCGATTTTCGCCAAGCAGGTGATCGTCGAGATCAACCTGGCGCACAACCCGAACCTGGAAGGGTTGCACGACATCTATATCCCGACTTACCGCCCAACCCGTACGCCGATCCCACTGGTCAAAGTCGACGACCGCATCGGCAGTACCGCGATCCCGATCCCGCCGGAAAAGATCGTCGCCATCGTGATTACCAACCAGGCCGACTCGGCCTCCACGGTAACGCCGCCTGACGCCGATACCCAAGGCATCGCCAACCACCTGATCAACTTCCTCAAGCAGGAAGTGGACGCCGGGCGCATGACCAACAAGCTCGGCCCGTTGCAGGCCGGGATCGGCAACATCGCCAACGCGGTGATGTGCGGCCTGATCGAGTCGCCCTTCGAAAACCTGACCATGTATTCGGAAGTGCTGCAGGATTCGACCTTCGACCTGATCGACGCCGGCAAACTGAGCTTCGCCTCGGGCAGCTCGATCACCTTGTCCGAGCGACGCAACGCCGATGTATTCGGCAACCTGGAGCATTACAAGGACAAGCTGGTGCTGCGCCCGCAGGAAATCTCCAACCACCCGGAAGTGGTGCGGCGCCTGGGCATCATCGGTATCAACACCGCGCTGGAGTTCGATATCTACGGCAACGTCAACTCTACCCACGTCTGCGGCACGCGGATGATGAACGGCATTGGTGGCTCCGGGGATTTCGCGCGCAACGCGCACCTGGCGATCTTCGTCACCAAGTCGATTGCCAAAGGCGGTGCGATTTCCAGCGTGGTGCCGATGGTCAGCCACGTGGACCACACCGAGCATGACGTCGACATCCTGGTAACCGAAGTCGGCCTGGCCGACCTGCGTGGCCTGGCACCCCGCGAGCGGGCGCGGGTGATCATCGACAACTGTGTGCACCCGGCCTACCGCGATGCCCTGAACCGTTACTTCAACGAAGCCTGCGCCATCGGCGGGCATACCCCGCATATCCTGCGTGAAGCCCTGAGTTGGCACATCAACCTGGAAGAAACCGGGCATATGCTCAAGGCTTGA
- a CDS encoding DUF1127 domain-containing protein — protein MAIQLTLHRRLLRSTLSLLAKWARHAYERRQLAQLDPRELSDLGISHGERMTELAKPFWRD, from the coding sequence ATGGCTATCCAACTCACTCTGCACAGGCGATTGTTACGCAGCACGCTCTCCCTGCTGGCCAAATGGGCGCGCCACGCCTACGAAAGACGCCAGCTGGCGCAGCTGGATCCGCGCGAACTGTCCGACCTCGGCATCAGCCACGGCGAGCGGATGACGGAATTGGCCAAGCCGTTCTGGCGTGACTAG
- a CDS encoding DUF2388 domain-containing protein yields MRSPLIAATLGLLLLADVAQAHTLVATSNIIVRASGRTIDFTSDTTTSIRDSKVVREAHDDAASFVATNGEIRGAQLEAAFDTLRTRLPEARDASDQTLAEAILAL; encoded by the coding sequence ATGCGTAGCCCGCTGATCGCCGCCACCCTAGGCCTGCTATTGTTGGCCGACGTTGCCCAGGCACACACCCTGGTGGCCACCAGTAACATCATTGTTCGCGCCTCTGGCCGCACCATTGATTTCACCTCGGACACCACCACTTCCATCCGCGACTCCAAGGTCGTGCGTGAAGCCCACGATGACGCCGCCAGTTTCGTCGCCACCAACGGTGAAATCCGCGGTGCGCAACTGGAAGCGGCCTTCGACACCCTGCGCACCCGCCTGCCGGAAGCCCGCGACGCCAGCGACCAGACCCTCGCCGAAGCTATCCTCGCGCTGTGA
- a CDS encoding DUF1127 domain-containing protein yields the protein MERTLSSELFFEEKAVNTQASMPLRVLANLMLWQRRISSRHQLARLDSRLLADAGISEAQRYEELSKPFWR from the coding sequence ATGGAACGTACACTCAGTTCCGAACTGTTCTTCGAAGAAAAAGCTGTAAACACCCAGGCTTCCATGCCTTTGCGCGTTCTCGCCAACCTGATGTTGTGGCAGCGCCGCATCTCCAGCCGCCACCAACTGGCTCGCCTGGATTCGCGTCTGCTGGCTGACGCCGGTATCAGCGAAGCTCAACGCTACGAAGAGCTGAGCAAGCCGTTCTGGCGCTAA
- a CDS encoding DUF2388 domain-containing protein has product MAFSYRLLIGPVLFFACGSPMALAFDLTTQSTVASAYATSKVTSAPFDRKVIVAARDDAATFIATGGEWRGARLESALDYLRRTQPKLNASDLELAQAILVQ; this is encoded by the coding sequence ATGGCTTTTTCATACCGTCTATTAATCGGCCCTGTGTTGTTTTTTGCCTGCGGGTCGCCAATGGCTTTGGCCTTTGACCTGACCACCCAGAGCACCGTCGCGAGCGCGTACGCCACCAGCAAGGTGACCTCCGCGCCCTTTGACCGGAAAGTGATCGTGGCGGCCCGGGATGACGCGGCCACGTTCATCGCAACTGGCGGTGAATGGCGCGGAGCACGGTTGGAATCGGCACTGGATTACCTGCGCCGCACCCAACCAAAACTTAACGCCAGCGACCTTGAACTGGCGCAGGCAATTCTCGTCCAATAA
- a CDS encoding Re/Si-specific NAD(P)(+) transhydrogenase subunit alpha: MHIGVPLETQTGETRVAATPETIKKLIGQGHKVTVQSGAGLKASVVDSAYETAGATIGSANDAFGAELILKVVAPSDSELALIKSGTVLVGMLNPFSNETIAKLAAQGITAFALEAAPRTSRAQSLDVLSSQANIAGYKAVLLAAHHYPRFMPMLMTAAGTVKAARVLILGAGVAGLQAIATAKRLGAVIEASDVRPAVKEQIESLGAKFVDVPYETDEERECAVGVGGYARPMPTSWMQRQALAVHERAKQADIVITTALIPGRKAPTLLSAETVAQMKPGSVVIDLAAAQGGNCPLTVADETVVENGVIICGPTNLAGAVAADASALYARNLLDFLKLVFNKEGQFELNLEDDIVAACLMCRDGQVIRKNA; this comes from the coding sequence GTGCACATTGGTGTTCCTCTCGAAACCCAGACCGGTGAAACGCGGGTGGCTGCCACCCCGGAAACCATCAAGAAGCTGATCGGCCAGGGCCATAAGGTCACTGTACAAAGCGGTGCAGGCCTCAAAGCCAGCGTCGTCGACAGTGCCTATGAAACGGCAGGCGCGACCATTGGCAGCGCCAACGATGCATTTGGCGCCGAGCTGATTCTCAAGGTGGTTGCCCCCAGCGACAGCGAACTCGCGCTGATCAAAAGCGGCACTGTGTTGGTGGGCATGCTCAATCCGTTCAGCAACGAAACCATTGCCAAGCTGGCCGCGCAGGGCATCACTGCCTTTGCACTCGAAGCCGCGCCACGCACCTCGCGAGCGCAGAGCCTGGATGTGCTGTCGTCGCAGGCCAACATTGCCGGTTACAAAGCCGTGCTGCTCGCCGCTCATCACTACCCGCGCTTTATGCCGATGCTGATGACCGCCGCCGGTACCGTTAAGGCCGCGCGCGTGCTGATCCTCGGCGCTGGTGTTGCTGGCCTGCAAGCGATTGCCACGGCGAAACGCCTGGGTGCCGTGATCGAAGCGTCTGACGTACGCCCGGCGGTAAAAGAGCAGATCGAATCCCTCGGCGCCAAGTTCGTCGACGTGCCTTACGAAACCGATGAAGAGCGTGAATGCGCCGTCGGCGTCGGCGGCTACGCGCGCCCCATGCCCACCAGTTGGATGCAGCGCCAGGCCCTGGCCGTGCACGAGCGCGCCAAACAAGCCGACATCGTGATCACCACTGCGCTGATTCCCGGCCGTAAAGCACCGACCCTGCTCAGCGCCGAAACCGTCGCGCAGATGAAACCTGGCTCGGTGGTGATCGACCTCGCCGCAGCCCAAGGCGGCAACTGCCCGCTGACCGTGGCCGATGAAACCGTCGTGGAAAACGGCGTGATCATCTGCGGTCCGACCAACCTGGCCGGTGCCGTCGCAGCCGACGCGTCAGCCTTGTATGCGCGCAACCTGCTGGACTTCCTGAAGCTGGTCTTCAACAAGGAAGGGCAGTTTGAACTCAACCTCGAAGACGACATCGTCGCCGCGTGCCTCATGTGCCGCGACGGCCAAGTCATCCGCAAAAACGCCTAA